In a single window of the Pseudomonas sp. B21-015 genome:
- the sdhC gene encoding succinate dehydrogenase, cytochrome b556 subunit translates to MKSQRPVNLDLRTIKLPITGVTSFLHRVSGIILFLGLGFMLYALGKSLGSEEGFAEVKACLTSPLAKFVAWGLLSALLYHLVAGVRHLIMDMGIGETLEGGRLGSKIIIAVSVVLIVLAGVWIW, encoded by the coding sequence GTGAAAAGCCAACGACCTGTAAACCTAGACCTAAGGACCATCAAACTCCCCATCACCGGCGTTACGTCGTTTCTTCACCGTGTTTCCGGCATCATCCTCTTCCTGGGCCTTGGCTTCATGCTGTATGCATTGGGCAAGTCTCTGGGTTCCGAGGAAGGTTTTGCCGAGGTGAAGGCATGCTTGACCAGTCCGCTGGCCAAGTTCGTAGCATGGGGCCTCCTGTCCGCTCTTCTGTATCACCTGGTAGCCGGCGTGCGCCACTTGATCATGGATATGGGCATCGGCGAGACGCTTGAAGGCGGCCGCCTGGGCTCGAAAATTATCATCGCCGTTTCCGTGGTGTTGATCGTTCTGGCAGGAGTTTGGATATGGTAA
- the gltA gene encoding citrate synthase: MADKKAQLIIEGAAPVELPILTGTVGPDVIDVRGLTATGRFTFDPGFMSTASCESKITYIDGDNGILLHRGYPIEQLAEKSDYLETCYLLLNGELPTAEQKAQFVGTVKNHTMVHEQLKTFFNGFRRDAHPMAVMCGVVGALSAFYHDSLDINNPQHREISAIRLVAKMPTLAAMVYKYSMGQPMMYPRNDLSYAENFLHMMFNTPCEIKPISPVLAKAMDRIFILHADHEQNASTSTVRLAGSSGANPFACIAAGIAALWGPAHGGANEAVLTMLDEIGDVSNIDKYIAKAKDKNDPFKLMGFGHRVYKNRDPRATVMKQTCDEVLKELGITNDPQLELAMRLEEIALTDPYFIERSLYPNVDFYSGIILKAIGIPTSMFTVIFALARTVGWISHWKEMLSSPYKIGRPRQLYTGYESRDITRLEDRK; the protein is encoded by the coding sequence ATGGCTGACAAAAAAGCGCAGTTGATCATCGAGGGCGCAGCCCCCGTCGAGCTGCCCATTTTAACCGGCACCGTTGGTCCCGATGTTATCGACGTTCGGGGCCTGACGGCCACGGGCCGTTTCACCTTTGACCCTGGTTTCATGTCGACCGCCTCCTGCGAGTCGAAGATCACCTATATCGACGGCGACAACGGCATTCTGCTGCACCGCGGCTACCCGATCGAACAGCTGGCTGAAAAGTCGGACTACCTGGAAACCTGCTATCTGCTGCTCAACGGTGAATTGCCGACCGCAGAACAGAAGGCCCAGTTCGTCGGCACCGTGAAGAACCACACCATGGTTCACGAGCAATTGAAGACCTTCTTCAACGGCTTCCGTCGCGACGCCCACCCGATGGCCGTCATGTGCGGCGTAGTGGGCGCCCTCTCGGCGTTCTACCACGACTCCCTCGACATCAATAACCCGCAGCATCGCGAAATCTCCGCGATCCGCCTGGTTGCCAAGATGCCGACCCTGGCCGCAATGGTTTACAAGTACTCCATGGGCCAACCCATGATGTACCCGCGCAACGACCTGTCGTACGCGGAAAACTTCCTGCACATGATGTTCAACACCCCGTGCGAGATCAAACCGATCAGCCCGGTACTCGCCAAGGCCATGGACCGGATCTTCATCCTCCATGCCGACCACGAGCAGAACGCATCGACCTCCACCGTACGTCTGGCCGGTTCGTCGGGTGCCAACCCGTTCGCCTGTATCGCCGCCGGTATCGCTGCACTGTGGGGCCCTGCCCACGGCGGTGCGAACGAAGCCGTGCTGACCATGCTCGATGAAATTGGCGATGTCTCGAACATCGACAAGTACATCGCCAAGGCCAAGGACAAGAACGATCCGTTCAAACTGATGGGCTTCGGTCACCGGGTTTACAAAAACCGCGACCCACGCGCCACCGTCATGAAGCAGACCTGCGACGAAGTACTGAAAGAACTGGGCATCACCAACGATCCGCAACTCGAACTGGCCATGCGCCTGGAAGAGATCGCCCTGACCGACCCGTACTTCATCGAACGCTCGCTGTATCCGAACGTCGACTTCTACTCGGGGATCATCCTCAAGGCGATCGGCATTCCAACCAGCATGTTCACCGTGATCTTCGCCCTGGCGCGGACCGTCGGCTGGATCTCCCACTGGAAAGAAATGCTCTCCAGCCCGTACAAGATCGGCCGCCCGCGCCAGTTGTACACCGGCTACGAGTCGCGTGACATCACCCGGCTTGAAGACCGCAAATAA
- a CDS encoding cation acetate symporter yields the protein MIRRLMALLSIAAFAPGAWAAEALTGAVQKQPLNVSAILMFVVFVGATLCITYWASKRNKSAADYYAAGGKITGFQNGLAIAGDYMSAASFLGISALVFTSGYDGLIYSIGFLVGWPIILFLIAERLRNLGKYTFADVASYRLGQTQIRSLSACGSLVVVAFYLIAQMVGAGKLIQLLFGLDYHVAVILVGILMCLYVLFGGMLATTWVQIIKAVLLLSGASFMALMVMKHVNFDFNALFSEAIKVHPKGEAIMSPGGLVKDPVSAFSLGLALMFGTAGLPHILMRFFTVSDAKEARKSVLYATGFIGYFYILTFIIGFGAILLVSTNPVFKDAAGALLGGNNMAAVHLANAVGGSIFLGFISAVAFATILAVVAGLTLAGASAVSHDLYASVIKKGKANEKDEIRVSKITTIALAVLAIGLGILFEKQNIAFMVGLAFSIAASCNFPVLLLSMYWKKLTTRGAMVGGWLGLVSAVGLMVLGPTIWVQILGHEKAIFPYEYPALFSMAIAFVGIWFFSVTDKSAEGVNERALFFPQFVRSQTGLGASGAVAH from the coding sequence ATGATCCGGCGTCTAATGGCTCTATTGAGCATCGCAGCCTTCGCACCTGGCGCCTGGGCGGCTGAAGCCCTGACGGGCGCGGTACAGAAACAACCGCTCAACGTTTCCGCGATCCTGATGTTCGTGGTGTTCGTGGGGGCAACCCTGTGCATCACCTACTGGGCGTCCAAGCGCAACAAATCGGCGGCCGACTACTATGCGGCGGGCGGTAAGATCACCGGGTTCCAGAACGGTCTGGCGATTGCCGGTGACTACATGTCCGCGGCGTCTTTCCTGGGGATTTCCGCCCTGGTGTTCACCTCCGGCTACGACGGCCTGATCTATTCGATCGGCTTCCTGGTGGGTTGGCCGATCATTCTGTTCCTGATCGCCGAGCGTCTGCGTAACCTGGGCAAGTACACCTTTGCCGACGTGGCGTCCTATCGCTTGGGGCAAACCCAGATCCGCTCGCTGTCGGCGTGCGGCTCGCTGGTGGTGGTGGCGTTCTACCTGATCGCGCAAATGGTCGGTGCCGGCAAGCTGATTCAGCTGCTGTTCGGCTTGGACTACCACGTTGCGGTGATCCTGGTGGGCATCCTGATGTGCCTGTACGTGCTGTTCGGCGGCATGCTGGCGACCACTTGGGTGCAGATCATCAAGGCGGTGCTGTTGCTGTCCGGTGCCTCGTTCATGGCGCTGATGGTGATGAAACACGTCAACTTCGATTTCAACGCGCTGTTCTCCGAGGCGATCAAGGTTCACCCTAAAGGTGAAGCGATCATGAGCCCGGGCGGTCTGGTGAAAGATCCGGTCTCGGCGTTCTCCCTCGGCCTGGCACTGATGTTCGGTACCGCTGGCCTGCCGCATATTCTGATGCGCTTCTTCACCGTGAGTGACGCGAAAGAAGCGCGTAAAAGCGTGCTGTATGCAACCGGCTTCATTGGCTACTTCTACATCCTGACGTTCATCATCGGTTTCGGTGCGATCCTGTTGGTCAGCACCAATCCGGTCTTTAAAGATGCGGCTGGTGCGCTGTTGGGCGGCAACAACATGGCGGCGGTGCATTTGGCCAACGCGGTGGGTGGCAGTATCTTCCTGGGCTTCATCTCGGCGGTAGCGTTCGCGACCATCCTGGCGGTCGTGGCCGGCCTGACCCTGGCGGGTGCCTCGGCGGTGTCCCATGACTTGTATGCCAGCGTGATCAAGAAGGGCAAGGCCAACGAGAAGGACGAGATCCGTGTCTCGAAAATCACCACCATCGCCCTGGCGGTGCTGGCGATCGGCCTGGGCATTCTGTTCGAGAAGCAGAACATCGCGTTCATGGTGGGCCTGGCGTTCTCCATCGCGGCGAGCTGCAACTTCCCGGTGCTGTTGCTTTCCATGTACTGGAAGAAGCTGACGACTCGCGGCGCGATGGTCGGCGGCTGGCTGGGTCTGGTCAGTGCTGTTGGCTTGATGGTGCTGGGGCCAACCATTTGGGTGCAGATCCTGGGTCACGAGAAGGCGATCTTCCCGTATGAATACCCGGCGCTGTTCTCCATGGCCATTGCGTTTGTCGGGATCTGGTTCTTCTCGGTCACTGACAAGTCCGCCGAGGGCGTGAACGAGCGGGCGCTGTTCTTCCCGCAGTTCGTTCGTTCGCAGACCGGGTTGGGGGCGAGTGGGGCGGTTGCGCACTAA
- a CDS encoding DUF485 domain-containing protein: MNDSIYLSIQNSPRFKELVSKRERFAWILSAIMLGLYSGFILLIAYGPHILGAKISPESSITWGIPIGVGLIVSAFVLTGIYVRRANGEFDDLNNAILKEAQQ, from the coding sequence ATGAACGACAGCATTTACCTCTCGATTCAAAACAGCCCACGCTTCAAGGAGCTGGTTAGCAAGAGGGAACGATTCGCCTGGATTCTTTCAGCGATCATGCTTGGGCTGTACTCCGGATTCATCCTTTTGATTGCTTACGGGCCGCATATTCTGGGCGCGAAAATCAGCCCTGAGTCATCGATTACCTGGGGTATTCCGATCGGTGTCGGGCTGATTGTTTCGGCCTTTGTCCTGACAGGCATCTACGTGCGACGCGCCAATGGCGAATTCGACGACTTGAACAATGCGATTCTCAAGGAGGCTCAGCAATGA
- a CDS encoding glycine betaine ABC transporter substrate-binding protein, producing MKMRRLLGAGAALVLAISSTVASAEGKAVTIGYVDGWSDSVATTNVAAEVIKQKLGYDVKLQAVATGIMWQGVATGKLDAMLSAWLPVTHGEYWAKNKDQVVDYGPNFKDAKIGLIVPEYVKAQSIADLKTDESFKGRIVGIDAGSGVMLKTDQAIKDYGLDNYTLKASSGAGMIAELTRAEKKNESIAVTGWVPHWMFAKWKLRFLEDPKGVYGAAETVNSIGSKELATKAPEVAKFLKNFQWASKDEIGEVMLAIQDGAKPEAAAKDWVAKHPDRVADWTK from the coding sequence ATGAAGATGCGACGACTCTTGGGCGCAGGTGCCGCTTTGGTGCTGGCGATCAGTTCTACCGTAGCCAGCGCTGAAGGCAAGGCAGTAACGATCGGTTATGTCGACGGTTGGTCGGACAGCGTCGCCACGACCAACGTGGCTGCTGAAGTGATCAAACAGAAGCTCGGTTATGACGTGAAACTGCAAGCGGTTGCCACCGGGATCATGTGGCAAGGTGTGGCCACCGGCAAACTCGACGCCATGCTGTCGGCGTGGCTGCCTGTGACTCACGGCGAATACTGGGCGAAGAACAAGGATCAGGTCGTCGACTACGGCCCGAACTTCAAGGATGCGAAAATCGGTCTGATCGTGCCGGAGTACGTCAAGGCCCAGTCGATTGCGGATCTGAAAACCGACGAGAGCTTCAAGGGCCGTATCGTCGGCATCGACGCCGGTTCAGGCGTGATGCTCAAGACCGATCAGGCCATCAAGGATTACGGTCTGGACAATTACACCCTCAAGGCCAGTTCCGGCGCCGGCATGATTGCCGAGCTGACCCGTGCCGAGAAGAAAAACGAATCCATTGCCGTCACCGGTTGGGTGCCGCACTGGATGTTCGCCAAGTGGAAACTGCGCTTCCTGGAAGACCCGAAAGGCGTTTATGGCGCGGCTGAAACCGTGAACAGCATCGGTAGCAAAGAACTGGCAACCAAAGCGCCTGAAGTTGCGAAGTTCCTGAAGAACTTCCAGTGGGCGTCGAAAGACGAAATCGGCGAAGTCATGTTGGCGATTCAGGACGGTGCCAAACCTGAAGCCGCAGCGAAAGACTGGGTGGCCAAACACCCGGATCGCGTTGCCGACTGGACCAAATGA
- a CDS encoding beta (1-6) glucans synthase, producing the protein MQVTCATLLPDGLTMPATSRFPFLAYLFACLLGFFALGGFWYGLGKPVILPDAASATHKLQCASYTPFDKDQSPFDVPFKLRPERMDADLALLATRFECIRTYSMTGLEALPDLARKHGLKLMIGAWVNSNPVDTAKEVDLLIASANANADVVTSVIVGNETLLRKEVTGAQLATLINKVKSQVKQPVTYADVWEFWLKHPEVAPAVDFLTIHLLPYWEDEPSNIDAALQHVAEVRQVFGNKFAPKDVLIGETGWPSEGRQRETALPSRVNEAKFIRGFVAMAEQQGWHYNLIEAFDQPWKRASEGAVGGYWGLFDADRQDKGVLAGPVSNVPYWSQWLALGGLIFIGTLILGGRVRSTRAALVLPLLGALAACSIGAWGDLARVTTRFASEWLWVALLTGLNLLVLAHAALTLSARTGWRERAFNALERRAGWWLAAAGFAAAVMMLELVFDPRYRSFPSVAFILPALVYLCRPVSVPRREIALLTFIIGAGIAPQLYQEGLQNQQAWGWALVSVLMVAALWRSLRVRKG; encoded by the coding sequence ATGCAGGTAACATGCGCGACTTTGCTCCCAGACGGCCTGACCATGCCCGCGACATCCCGCTTTCCTTTTTTGGCTTATCTCTTCGCTTGCCTGCTGGGGTTTTTTGCCCTCGGTGGCTTCTGGTATGGCCTCGGCAAACCGGTGATCCTGCCGGACGCGGCCAGCGCGACGCACAAGCTGCAATGCGCCTCCTACACCCCGTTCGACAAAGACCAATCGCCATTCGATGTGCCGTTCAAACTGCGCCCCGAGCGCATGGACGCTGACCTCGCGCTGCTGGCAACCCGTTTCGAATGCATTCGCACCTATTCCATGACCGGCCTCGAGGCTCTGCCCGATCTGGCACGCAAACACGGCTTGAAGCTGATGATCGGCGCCTGGGTCAACAGCAACCCGGTGGACACCGCCAAGGAAGTCGATCTGCTGATCGCCTCGGCCAATGCCAACGCGGATGTAGTGACCTCGGTAATCGTCGGCAACGAAACCCTGCTGCGCAAGGAAGTCACCGGCGCGCAGTTGGCGACGCTGATTAACAAAGTCAAAAGCCAGGTCAAACAACCGGTGACCTACGCCGACGTCTGGGAGTTCTGGCTCAAGCACCCGGAAGTCGCCCCGGCGGTGGACTTTTTGACCATTCATTTGCTGCCGTACTGGGAAGACGAGCCATCGAACATCGACGCCGCGCTACAGCATGTGGCCGAAGTACGTCAGGTGTTCGGCAACAAATTTGCGCCCAAGGACGTGCTGATTGGCGAAACCGGCTGGCCAAGCGAAGGCCGTCAGCGCGAAACCGCCTTGCCGAGCCGGGTCAATGAAGCCAAGTTCATTCGCGGTTTTGTCGCCATGGCTGAGCAGCAAGGCTGGCATTACAACCTGATCGAGGCGTTCGACCAGCCCTGGAAACGCGCCAGCGAAGGTGCGGTGGGCGGTTATTGGGGACTGTTCGATGCCGATCGCCAGGACAAGGGCGTGCTCGCCGGGCCGGTCTCGAACGTACCGTACTGGTCGCAATGGCTGGCGCTGGGTGGCTTGATCTTCATCGGCACACTGATCCTCGGCGGTCGCGTTCGCAGCACTCGCGCGGCGTTGGTTCTGCCGCTGCTCGGTGCGTTGGCGGCCTGTTCGATTGGCGCCTGGGGTGATCTGGCCCGCGTTACCACCCGGTTTGCCAGTGAATGGTTGTGGGTTGCCTTGCTGACGGGGTTGAATCTGTTGGTGCTGGCCCATGCCGCGCTGACCTTGAGCGCCCGCACCGGTTGGCGTGAACGCGCCTTCAATGCACTGGAACGTCGAGCCGGCTGGTGGCTGGCAGCGGCAGGTTTTGCCGCGGCGGTAATGATGCTGGAGCTGGTGTTCGACCCGCGTTATCGCAGCTTCCCGAGTGTCGCGTTCATCCTGCCGGCGCTGGTGTACCTGTGCCGTCCGGTGAGCGTGCCACGTCGGGAAATCGCCCTGCTGACCTTTATCATAGGCGCCGGCATTGCGCCGCAGCTGTATCAAGAAGGTTTGCAGAACCAGCAGGCCTGGGGCTGGGCGCTGGTGAGTGTGTTGATGGTGGCGGCGTTGTGGCGCAGCCTGCGGGTTCGCAAGGGCTGA